A DNA window from Aminivibrio sp. contains the following coding sequences:
- a CDS encoding MFS transporter: MTSKTFRLFHTESSGFKLSMLSVGHFFNDLYASFLPTFIPTLISRLGITMAQAGFFSTLLGVIHIVFQPVIGYLSDRSANPWLIIWGPILTCFGATMIPLSPTYGAALFFVGLWGLGSAMFHPQGHGGVGHVVPRDRLTVSLALFAVAGTAGVTMSPLFAVALVNTVGLKLMPVAAILPVLILGLFTWRTMPSISHESGDAMMPQKGLLSTMKSVFAVIYPIWAMSTVRDATSQGVRMFFPIRIAAEGGDIAFVGTVLFLIMLGSTITMLVIGRMADRYGKKKTLTVTMALSSLFLFTGRVSGGWTAILFFVLGTAAVNATMPITAAIAQEMVPNSRGMASSIVMGLSWGMGNMLMAPFGRVGDLYGVNATLFIVALLPLISLPLLFTRPFREAKD; encoded by the coding sequence ATGACGTCAAAAACTTTCCGCCTCTTCCACACCGAGAGCTCGGGGTTCAAGTTGTCCATGCTCTCGGTGGGGCATTTTTTTAACGACCTGTACGCCTCCTTTCTGCCCACCTTTATTCCCACGCTTATATCCCGCCTGGGCATCACCATGGCCCAGGCCGGTTTTTTCAGCACCCTCCTCGGCGTGATCCATATCGTCTTCCAGCCCGTGATAGGCTACCTTTCCGACCGGTCAGCCAATCCCTGGCTGATCATCTGGGGTCCCATCCTCACCTGTTTCGGAGCCACCATGATCCCCCTGTCGCCCACCTACGGCGCCGCTCTCTTCTTTGTCGGTCTCTGGGGACTGGGGAGCGCCATGTTCCACCCCCAGGGACACGGAGGGGTGGGACACGTTGTACCCCGGGACAGGCTGACGGTCTCCCTGGCCCTCTTCGCCGTGGCCGGGACTGCGGGAGTGACAATGAGTCCCCTCTTTGCCGTCGCCCTGGTGAACACCGTCGGCCTGAAGCTCATGCCCGTGGCGGCCATTCTTCCTGTACTTATCCTCGGACTTTTCACATGGCGAACCATGCCCTCCATCTCCCACGAGAGCGGCGATGCCATGATGCCCCAGAAGGGGCTTCTCTCCACCATGAAATCTGTCTTCGCAGTCATTTACCCCATCTGGGCCATGTCCACCGTGAGGGACGCCACAAGCCAGGGTGTGCGGATGTTCTTTCCGATCCGCATCGCCGCTGAAGGAGGGGACATTGCCTTCGTGGGGACGGTCCTTTTCCTGATCATGCTGGGAAGTACCATCACCATGCTGGTCATCGGCAGGATGGCCGACAGGTACGGCAAGAAGAAAACCTTGACTGTCACAATGGCGCTTTCCTCCCTCTTTCTTTTCACGGGGCGGGTGTCGGGGGGATGGACAGCCATCCTCTTCTTCGTCTTGGGGACGGCGGCGGTGAACGCCACCATGCCCATTACGGCGGCTATCGCCCAGGAAATGGTGCCCAACTCGAGGGGCATGGCCAGCTCCATCGTCATGGGGCTTTCCTGGGGCATGGGGAATATGCTCATGGCCCCCTTCGGCAGGGTGGGAGACCTCTACGGGGTGAACGCCACCCTCTTCATAGTGGCGCTCCTTCCCCTTATCTCCCTTCCTCTGCTTTTCACCCGCCCCTTCAGGGAAGCGAAAGACTGA